From Achromobacter spanius, a single genomic window includes:
- the trpD gene encoding anthranilate phosphoribosyltransferase codes for MTISPSEALTRCIEHREIFHDEMLHLMRMLMRGEMSPQIASALLMGLRVKKETVGEITAAAQVMREFATPVVTPNPNDLLDMCGTGGDGSHTFNISTTAMFVAAAAGVPIAKHGNRSASSSSGSADVLEALGANLVLTPEQVAECIQATGIGFMFAPAHHGAMKNVAAVRKELAVRTIFNILGPLTNPAGAANQLMGVFHPDLVGIQVRVLERLGSRHVLVVHGKDGMDEASLGGATMVGELKDGVVREYEIHPEDYGLSMMSNRSIKVSNREQSRELVIEALENVEGAARDIVALNAGLAIYAGNKADSIPEALALAFELISTGAARAKLEEFCAYTRTFQK; via the coding sequence GTGACGATTTCCCCCTCCGAAGCGCTGACGCGCTGCATCGAACACCGCGAAATTTTCCACGACGAAATGCTGCACCTGATGCGCATGCTGATGCGCGGCGAGATGTCGCCGCAGATCGCCAGCGCGCTCTTGATGGGCCTGCGCGTCAAGAAGGAAACCGTCGGCGAGATCACCGCCGCGGCCCAGGTCATGCGCGAGTTCGCCACGCCCGTGGTCACGCCCAATCCGAACGACCTGCTGGACATGTGCGGCACGGGCGGCGACGGCAGCCACACATTCAACATTTCCACGACCGCGATGTTCGTCGCGGCCGCGGCCGGCGTGCCGATTGCCAAGCACGGCAACCGCAGCGCCTCGTCGTCCAGCGGCAGCGCCGACGTGCTGGAGGCGCTGGGCGCCAACCTGGTGCTGACCCCGGAACAGGTGGCCGAATGCATCCAGGCGACCGGCATCGGTTTCATGTTTGCGCCCGCCCACCACGGCGCGATGAAGAACGTGGCCGCCGTCCGCAAGGAACTGGCGGTGCGCACGATCTTCAACATCCTGGGTCCGCTGACCAACCCGGCCGGCGCCGCCAACCAATTGATGGGCGTGTTCCACCCCGACCTCGTCGGCATCCAGGTGCGCGTGCTGGAACGCCTGGGTTCGCGCCACGTGCTGGTCGTGCACGGCAAGGACGGCATGGACGAAGCCTCGCTGGGCGGGGCCACGATGGTCGGCGAACTGAAGGACGGCGTGGTCCGTGAATACGAGATCCATCCCGAGGACTACGGGCTATCCATGATGTCCAACCGGAGCATCAAGGTGTCCAATCGCGAGCAGTCGCGCGAGCTTGTCATAGAGGCGCTGGAGAATGTCGAGGGCGCGGCCAGAGACATCGTCGCCCTGAACGCCGGGCTCGCCATCTATGCCGGCAACAAAGCCGATTCCATTCCCGAAGCCTTAGCGCTAGCATTTGAACTAATTTCCACCGGCGCGGCGCGAGCCAAGCTGGAAGAATTCTGCGCATACACCCGGACATTCCAGAAATGA
- a CDS encoding aminodeoxychorismate/anthranilate synthase component II yields the protein MLLMIDNYDSFTYNLVQYFGELGVDVRVARNDQITLEEVAALNPDQICVSPGPCSPAEAGISVPLIQAYAGKKPILGVCLGHQAIGAAFGGDIVRAQQIMHGKTIQLSHTGTDIFEGLPTPYTVIRYNSLTIDPATLPDCLAVTATAPDGDIMGVRHKTLPLYGVQFHPESVLSEHGHALLRNFLNLA from the coding sequence ATGCTGTTGATGATCGACAACTACGATTCCTTTACCTACAACCTGGTGCAGTACTTTGGCGAACTGGGCGTCGATGTGCGCGTGGCGCGCAACGACCAGATCACGCTCGAAGAAGTGGCTGCGCTCAATCCCGACCAGATCTGCGTGTCGCCCGGTCCATGCTCGCCGGCCGAGGCCGGCATCTCGGTGCCGCTGATCCAGGCATACGCCGGCAAGAAGCCCATTCTGGGCGTGTGCCTGGGCCACCAGGCCATCGGCGCGGCCTTTGGCGGCGACATCGTGCGTGCGCAGCAGATCATGCACGGCAAGACGATCCAGTTGTCGCACACCGGCACTGACATCTTTGAAGGCCTGCCGACGCCGTACACTGTCATCCGCTACAACTCGCTGACCATCGACCCGGCCACCCTGCCGGACTGCCTGGCGGTCACTGCGACGGCGCCTGACGGCGACATCATGGGCGTGCGGCACAAGACGCTGCCGCTGTACGGGGTACAGTTCCACCCCGAATCCGTACTGAGTGAGCACGGCCACGCCCTGCTGCGCAATTTCCTGAACCTCGCCTGA
- the trpE gene encoding anthranilate synthase component I: MTEIEFKALAAQGYNRIPLVAETYADLDTPLGIYLKLAHSGPLAGRMTCLMESVVGGERFGRYSFIGLPARTVIRASGTRTEVLHDGKVAETHDGDPLAFIEQYQSRFKVALRPGMPRFCGGLAGYFGYDTVRHIEPCLGPAVKPFPAGMEGGTPDLMLMHVDELVIVDNLAGRIYLMVYADPSQPEAYSRAQQRLTDLRARLRRPVEIPYSHASMQTEERRDFKKEDYLAAVLRAKEHIAAGDLMQVQIGQVIAKPFRDSPLSLYRALRSLNPSPYMYFWNFGDFQVVGASPEILVRQERTVENGEPKSQITIRPLAGTRKRGGTPEEDAALAAELKADPKEIAEHVMLIDLARNDVGRVAQVGSVKVSDTMVIERYSHVMHLVSNVTGTLNPGMSSMDVLRASFPAGTLTGAPKVEAMKIIDELEPVRRGIYGGAAGYLSYGGEMDVAIAIRTGVIKDGTLYVQAAAGIVADSNPEAEWAETEAKARAVLRAAEQVQHGLDEPI; the protein is encoded by the coding sequence ATGACCGAAATCGAATTCAAGGCCCTTGCGGCACAAGGCTACAACCGCATTCCGCTGGTGGCCGAGACCTACGCCGACCTGGACACCCCGCTTGGCATCTACCTGAAGCTGGCGCACTCGGGCCCCTTGGCCGGCCGCATGACCTGCCTGATGGAATCCGTGGTGGGCGGCGAGCGCTTCGGCCGCTATTCGTTCATCGGCCTGCCCGCGCGCACGGTGATCCGCGCCAGCGGCACGCGCACCGAGGTGCTGCACGACGGCAAGGTCGCCGAGACGCACGATGGCGATCCGCTGGCCTTCATCGAGCAATACCAGAGCCGCTTCAAGGTCGCGCTGCGCCCGGGCATGCCGCGCTTCTGCGGCGGCCTGGCCGGTTACTTCGGCTACGACACCGTGCGCCACATCGAGCCGTGCCTGGGTCCTGCGGTCAAGCCGTTTCCGGCCGGCATGGAAGGCGGCACGCCCGACCTGATGCTGATGCACGTGGACGAGCTGGTCATCGTCGACAACCTGGCCGGCCGCATCTACCTGATGGTCTACGCGGATCCCAGCCAGCCCGAGGCCTACAGCCGCGCGCAGCAGCGCCTGACCGACCTGCGCGCGCGCCTGCGCCGCCCCGTGGAGATTCCGTACAGCCACGCCAGCATGCAGACCGAGGAACGGCGCGATTTCAAGAAAGAGGATTACCTGGCGGCCGTGCTGCGCGCCAAGGAACACATCGCCGCCGGCGACCTGATGCAGGTGCAGATCGGCCAGGTCATCGCCAAGCCCTTCCGCGATTCGCCCCTGTCCCTCTACCGCGCCCTGCGGTCGCTCAATCCCTCCCCCTATATGTACTTCTGGAATTTTGGCGACTTCCAGGTGGTGGGCGCGTCGCCCGAGATCCTGGTGCGCCAGGAACGCACGGTGGAAAACGGCGAGCCGAAGTCGCAGATCACGATCCGTCCGCTGGCGGGCACCCGCAAGCGCGGCGGCACGCCCGAGGAAGACGCGGCGCTGGCGGCCGAACTGAAGGCGGACCCGAAGGAAATCGCCGAACACGTCATGCTGATCGACCTGGCGCGCAACGACGTGGGCCGCGTCGCGCAGGTGGGCTCGGTGAAGGTCAGCGACACCATGGTGATCGAGCGCTACTCGCACGTGATGCATCTGGTGTCGAACGTGACCGGCACGCTGAACCCCGGCATGAGCAGCATGGACGTGCTGCGCGCCTCGTTCCCGGCCGGCACGCTGACCGGCGCCCCCAAGGTCGAGGCCATGAAGATCATCGACGAGCTGGAACCCGTGCGCCGCGGCATCTACGGCGGCGCGGCCGGCTACCTGAGCTACGGCGGCGAGATGGACGTGGCGATTGCCATCCGCACGGGCGTCATCAAGGACGGCACGCTGTACGTGCAGGCGGCCGCCGGCATCGTGGCCGATTCGAACCCCGAAGCCGAATGGGCCGAGACCGAAGCCAAGGCGCGCGCCGTGCTGCGCGCGGCCGAGCAGGTGCAGCACGGCCTGGACGAACCCATCTAA
- a CDS encoding phosphoglycolate phosphatase has product MTAFRAALLDLDGTLLDSIPDLAFAANAMRVELGMIALREDVVATFVGKGVDNLVRRSLAGSLDAADPTPDEFQRAREAFYRHYHLVNGERAQVYPGVIEGLKLMRDQGLKLAVVTNKPTEFTLPLLQRTGLAGFFEAVVCGDTCERRKPDPDQIHHACDLMGVDVTEAVTIGDSINDAQAGRSAGTQVLVVPYGYNEGRDVRELDVDGIVDTLVDAAQWVALWNQNQNAAKVPA; this is encoded by the coding sequence ATGACCGCTTTTCGCGCCGCGCTGCTGGACCTGGACGGTACCCTGCTCGACTCCATTCCCGATCTGGCCTTCGCCGCCAACGCGATGCGCGTTGAACTTGGCATGATCGCGCTGCGCGAGGACGTGGTTGCCACGTTCGTCGGCAAGGGTGTGGATAACCTGGTGCGGCGCAGCCTTGCCGGTTCGCTCGACGCCGCCGACCCGACGCCCGACGAATTCCAGCGCGCCCGCGAGGCCTTCTACCGCCATTACCACCTGGTGAACGGCGAGCGCGCGCAGGTCTACCCGGGCGTGATCGAAGGCCTCAAGCTTATGCGCGACCAGGGCCTGAAGCTGGCCGTGGTCACCAACAAGCCCACGGAATTCACCCTGCCGCTGCTGCAGCGCACGGGGCTGGCGGGCTTTTTCGAGGCCGTGGTGTGCGGCGACACCTGCGAGCGCCGCAAGCCCGATCCCGACCAGATCCACCATGCGTGCGACCTGATGGGCGTGGACGTGACCGAGGCCGTGACGATCGGCGATTCGATCAACGACGCGCAGGCCGGCCGCAGCGCGGGCACGCAGGTCCTGGTGGTGCCGTATGGCTACAACGAAGGACGTGACGTGCGCGAGCTGGATGTCGATGGTATAGTTGACACGCTTGTTGACGCCGCCCAGTGGGTCGCGCTCTGGAATCAGAACCAGAACGCAGCAAAAGTCCCCGCTTGA
- the rpe gene encoding ribulose-phosphate 3-epimerase, whose translation MPSPTPNIMSKQTASTRITPSILSADFARLGEEVRNVVAAGADWIHVDVMDNHYVPNLTIGPMVCAAIRPHVQVPIDVHLMVEPVDALVPQFAKAGADYISFHPDASAHVDRTLSLIRENGCKAGLVFNPATPLSYMDYVMDKIDLVLIMSVNPGFGGQSFIPAALTKLREARARIDAWMQAGGQEIVLQVDGGVKIDNIAEIRAAGADTFVAGSAIFGKPDYAGIIKAMRDQIAIGETTAV comes from the coding sequence ATGCCCTCCCCGACCCCGAACATCATGTCCAAGCAAACGGCCTCCACCCGCATTACTCCCAGCATCCTGTCGGCTGACTTCGCCCGGCTGGGCGAGGAAGTCCGCAACGTCGTCGCCGCCGGCGCCGACTGGATCCACGTGGACGTGATGGACAACCACTATGTCCCCAACCTGACGATCGGCCCGATGGTCTGTGCCGCGATCCGCCCCCACGTTCAGGTGCCGATCGACGTGCACCTGATGGTCGAACCCGTGGACGCGCTGGTGCCGCAGTTTGCCAAGGCCGGCGCCGACTACATCAGCTTTCACCCCGACGCGAGCGCCCACGTGGACCGCACGCTGTCCCTGATCCGCGAAAACGGCTGCAAGGCAGGTCTCGTCTTCAATCCCGCCACGCCGCTGTCCTACATGGACTACGTGATGGACAAGATCGACCTGGTGCTCATCATGTCGGTGAACCCGGGGTTTGGCGGCCAAAGCTTCATCCCGGCGGCGCTGACCAAGCTGCGCGAGGCCCGCGCCCGCATCGACGCGTGGATGCAGGCCGGCGGCCAGGAGATCGTTCTGCAGGTGGACGGCGGCGTCAAGATCGACAACATCGCCGAGATCCGCGCCGCGGGCGCAGACACGTTCGTGGCCGGCTCGGCCATCTTCGGCAAGCCGGATTACGCCGGCATCATCAAGGCCATGCGCGACCAGATCGCCATCGGCGAAACCACCGCCGTTTAA
- the apaG gene encoding Co2+/Mg2+ efflux protein ApaG has protein sequence MKPYDLSVSVSPRFVPEQSDPGEQQFVFAYTVRITNTGEHPAQVISRHWIITDGNQRVQEVRGLGIVGQQPLLAPGETFEYTSGCPLPTPVGTMRGIYHCVGENGIPFEVPITEFVLAMPRTLH, from the coding sequence GTGAAACCTTACGACCTGAGCGTCTCTGTCTCGCCGCGCTTCGTGCCCGAACAGTCCGACCCCGGCGAACAGCAATTCGTGTTCGCCTACACCGTCCGCATCACCAATACCGGCGAACATCCCGCGCAGGTGATCAGCCGCCACTGGATCATCACCGATGGCAACCAGCGCGTGCAGGAAGTGCGCGGCCTGGGCATCGTGGGGCAGCAGCCCCTCCTGGCCCCGGGCGAGACCTTCGAGTACACCAGCGGCTGTCCCTTGCCCACGCCGGTGGGCACGATGCGCGGCATCTACCACTGCGTCGGCGAGAACGGCATTCCGTTCGAAGTGCCGATCACCGAATTCGTCCTGGCCATGCCGCGCACCTTGCACTGA